The Bacteroidota bacterium DNA segment CTTAAATATACAAAAAAAAGTATTCAATAAGTCAATTTTTGGAACCGCCCTTAAATAAGGCGCACAATCCATATTGTGCTTATTCTACAATTTACACCTGCCCATTGCCTCGCGAAGAAGATTTTTTGAAGTTTGAAGTTCGTGCCGGCGAAATGAATTATCACCAATAAAATTATTATGCACATACGAAAGCTATACAGAACAATCGAAAATCTCGCTTCCCAATCATCTTCTAATACAGAAGAATTGCTCACATCTATAATTCATGCGATAATCCATTCAGAAGATATTAAAATAAAAGGTGGCCGGTTATGGAAGTTCAACACAAAAACGAATTCATACACTTTAAAGTATCAGGAAGGCGACATCTCGAAAATTAAACCTGCTTATCAACTCAAGCTCAAAGATTATCCGCTTTTCCTGGAGTTACCAAAATTAAGAACATTTTTAGCTACAGAAACAGACCATTATTTAAGGAAAAAAGGAATTTTTCAATACTCGGCTACCGGTGTTGGTGAAAAAATAAAACATCAAGGCAAAACGCTCTACAAATATATACTTGCATTTAATACCGACAATGCCGACAAAAGTTTTGTAGATACACTCAATATTATAAGCGTTTCGCTCACTAACGTCATCAGGAGCAAGCAGATCGAACAAAAAGCAAAACAATTAGAAAAAGATTTGGACAAGGCGAGCGAAATTCAAAAAAGTATTTTGCCCGCGCATGAAGTAAAATTCCACTTTTATGATATTTATGGTGTATCATTGCCTGATCAGGTAGTAGGTGGCGACTTCTTTGATTATCTTGAATCGGAAGATTCTGAAGATAGACTCGGCGTTGTAATCGCAGACGCCGCAAGTAAGGGTCTCTCCGCCGCTGCCCAAGCTTTATATGTATCGGGGGCGCTCCACATGGGGTTTGGATTCAACACAAAAATGAGTACGCTAATCAGCAAAATCAATAATCTCTTGAACCACGTGTTTAAAGAATCAAATTTTGTTACTCTCTTTTATTGCGAGTTGAGCAACGATAAAAATGGTTTATGTATTTTTACCAATGCAGGGCACAATAACCCAATTTTGTACCGGCAGGAAACTAATACGTTCGAAACACTTGAAACTACCGGACAGATATTAGGACCCTTTCCGGATGAAAAATATAAAACAGAAAGCACCTTGATAAATCCGGGCAACGTGCTTTTGCTATATACAGATGGCGTTACAGAAGCGAGAAACGAATTCGGTGCGATGTTCGGTGAAGACCCTCTAAAAGAAATAATACGAAATAATCATTCACTGTCGCCAAAGGAAATATCACAAATAATATTGGATCGATTATTTTTATTTGAAAAACCTAATCCACATTCAGATGATAAAACCTTAGTAATTATTAAACGTAAAAATTAAAAAGAATAGACACAAATGGAAACTAAAAAAATAATCGCGACAATCAAGTCTGTCTCAAGCAATCATGTAATTGCAATTATTGATGGTGATCTCAATGTTAAAGCAATCGAATCCGATTCTCCTTTCAGAATAGGGCAATTAGGATCTTATGTTTTTATCCCTTGCGGCGATTCTCAAATAATCGGACTTATAACAGATAACCGGAAAGTTTCTTCTAGTCAAGGATTGATTTCTGAAGCTATAGAAAAAACTGAAATTGTCATTCAACTTATAGGTACACTGGTTAATAGTAAATTTGAAAAAGGTGTAAACAGATTTCCGGTTGTGAACGACAAGATTCATTACACAAATAGAGAAGATTTACAAATAATCTTTTCATCATATCGTGAGCAGCAATTTTCGATTGGTGATATATCCCTATTAAAGGGCGAACGTCTTTTTATGGATGCCGACAAATTTTTTGCCAAACACATTGCTGTGCTTGGCTCAACGGGTTCAGGTAAATCGTTTACCGTATCTTCAATCATACAAAAAGTAGATAAATTAGAAAACACTCACGTCATAATACTCGATTTACACGGTGAGTATGGAGCAGCATTTAAAGAGACTGGAAATATTATTAAGTTAGCTGAATTAGAACTTCCTTACTGGCTCATGAATTTTGAAGAAATACAGGAAACTTTTATAGATGAGAATGAGCAGCACGTGAACAATCAAATGATGATTTTAAGAGAATCCATTGTCGATTCCAAGAAAGCGAAAAATTCTGCATTAAAAGAAACTTTAACAGTTGATACACCTTTGTACTTCGACTTTATGGATGTACGCGTAAGAATGCAATCGTTGGACGGCGAAAGATTATTAGGCGGTAAGGAAGGACCGTTTTATGGCCAATTTACCAGATTCTTAGTGCGTTTGGACAGTAAATTAAACGACAAAAGGTATGAATTTTTATTTAAACCGAAAGCATTTCGTTCATCCGATACTTTGGCTCCATTGATGTCGAAAATACTTGGTTTCGAGAACGACAAGCGTGTTACGGTGATAGACATGAGTGCAGTTCCTTTTGATGTAGCTAATGTTTTGGTTTCGCTGCTTGGAAGAGTAATTTTCGATTTTAATATTTGGAACAAAGACCGCAGGAATTTACCGATTATGATCGTATTCGAGGAAGCACATGCATATCTTTCTGCTGCACTCGGATCGCGCGGTAGGTCAGCCAGAAAAACAGTTGAACGCATCGCAAAAGAAGGACGCAAATATGGTGTTAGCTGTATGATTGTAAGCCAGAGACCTGCTGAAATTTCCGAGACCGTTCTTGCTCAGTGCAACAACTTCGTTACATTGCGATTGATTAATCCTCACGACCAAAACTATATCAGAAAACTTGTCCCTGAGGCGATGGAAAATTTTATCGACGTCCTCCCTACTCTCCGACAAGGTGAAGCTTTCATACTTGGTGATGCGGTTGCGATTCCTGTTCGTGTAATGATCGACAAACCAAACCCGGAACCTGCAGGTGCTGATATTAAGTTTTTTCAGAAATGGCAGAAACGTGAAGGCACAATCGACACTAAAGATGTAATTGACAGATGGTGGAAACAGATTAGGTCGTAAAGAACGTTCACTCTCGGAAAACGTGCGACTTACTTCCTAAATAATTTCTGCAGGGGTTTTTCTTCCAAAATCCGTCTTGTCGAAATCTTTATCAAAGCTAACTACAGTTAAATTAAATTTTTTGGCTAAATAATATTGGTATGAATCGTCAAAATCTAAATTGAACTGCACAGACGCTTGTACTAAATTTTTTATCTCTTCCATATTCAACGATATGACTATTATCCCTGTACCAATAATCATATCGTAATAGAATTGTTCGAATACGTTATGTTGGTTTCTCTGGAACAGTAACAACCCAATCGAGTGTAATGAAAAATCAGTAATGAATAATTGATTTCCTTGAACGTTTGTTAAAAATGATTTCGCTTCTTCCGACTTTTCTTGAGCAAGAATTACCTCAAGTATAACATTCGTATCAACTAGAAATTTCATTTCTCTTTTATCCTTAACTTATATATTTCATGTTGAAGTTCTACGGATGTGTATTGTGCGCGTAAGTCGCTGAGCGCTCCCTCCCAAAGGAATTCCGGTTTCTTCTTTGTTTTATTTTGATATTTATTTAAAAGAAACCTTATAAAATCCAAGGCTTCGTCCTGTAAATCAGGTGGCAATTCGTGTATTAATTGTTCTATGTTATTCATAATGTTCCCAATATTTTTACAGTTAAATATATGATAATTAACGCATCCTTGCAAATTTTCCGTCCGTTTAGAAAATTGTACGTCGTAAAACTTGATACCCTCCCAAAACGTGCGACTTACTTCCTAATTAAAACTGTATTTGAAAGTGAGTCGTATGTTTTGTTTTCACCTTCGGGAGTTTAGCACAGTCATCTGCCTCTGAGAATTTTCCATTTCTCAACAACTTCATTATTTGAAACTACTTTATATTCATCAAACATCGCTGCGGTAAGACAGGAGTGGTTTTCTAAAATCCGAACTTTTGAACTTACTCTATATTTTTCTTTAATCGCGATAATTCGATCAGCAACTACTTTCCCATGTTCTTGAGTTAGTGATTTTATCTTTAGTTGTTCGTTAATAATTTTTGCTTTATAATCCTCGAAGATTATTCCGTAACTGTAATCATTTTGTAAATGAATCGGACCTGCATCTTTCGATAAAGCTAAAGCCCCTGAGTCAATTATAAAATAATCCGCTTCGGGTTGGTGCGAAATTACAGATGATAACACTGTCAGCGCACAATTATCTAGTTTGCAATTCCCTAAAAGGAGTTGTGTGTAATCGTAAAAAACATAATTGCCGGGACGGATTTCAGTTACACCATCAAAATTTTCAGAAACAGAAATAGTCGGTGTTGAACCGATACTTACTGCTGGTATTTCGATACTCTTCTTTTTCATTCTTTCAACGAATTCTACCATTACCAGTCGTTCCTGTTCAGCAATATTTTTAATTTCATCTCTCGTTTTTGCCAGATATGAATGACCTGCATGTGTGAGTATCCCGTCGAAAATAAGATATTTAGATTCAACCAAAATTGTTGCTAATTCTTCAGCAGAATTTAATTTAGGATTTACGCCCGACCGGTGTTGACCGCAATCTATTTCAAGCCAGACATGAATTTCTTTGCCGCGCTTCAGACATTTGGTTTCTAAATCTTCAAACGCTTCCAAACTATCAATTAATACTCGAAAAGTAATTTTTTCGGAAAGATTCAGAGCATCATCAATGTAAGCGGGAATAATCGGAAAAGCCCACAAAATATCGTTAAAACCTGCATCAGCAAATATTACCGCTTCATAAAATGTGGAAACAGTGATTCCTTTTGCGCCTAACTTAACCTGGTCTTTTGCTATCTCAATACATTTGTGAGTTTTGATATGCGGGCGTAATCCAACTCCAAAACGATCCGCTCTGTTTTGCATCGCAATCAAGTTTTGTTGAAGTATATTTTTGTCGAGTAAGAGAGCAGGAGTTTTAATTTTATCTAATGTCATTTGAAAATTACTTTCACTTAATATCAACAACTAAATCATCATCCTTCACTTCCCAAACTCCTTTCGTAATTATTTCTTTTTCATTCAGAATGACATAAGAAGCATCGTATGGCATCAGGTGTGGCGAAGCTGCATCGGTTAACGGAACTATCCAGCACATTAATCCTGAACTTAAATACGGATTATCGATGGTCTGTATTATCGCTAAACTATCGGAATATGTTTTGTTCTCAATCGTGATTGAATTTTTATTAGGTTGTTTTGGAAATTTGGGTGCAATTTTATCGGCAACAATGTTTTCAGTAATGTTTCCGTAAACAAAAACTCGCTCGTTTTGCAAATCGCCGAGTGTTGCCGAAGTATCTTGAATAATTTTCAGATACCAACCTGCCTTATCCATTTCGGCGGAATCCCGTTTGGCTAACTCCAGTAACTTAGTATATCTTGGATTCCCGGCAGCAGTACCGACCATCATCACACCGTCAGCAGGGTCACGCAAATCGCTCAATTTGACTGGAAGTTTTTGGTGTTTTAATATATTGCCATCAGGGTCTAATATCATACTCGTCGGTTTTAATTGAGAAGTAAAGTTGAATGTGATCTCATTCCGGTAAACATTCAACGAATCGAATCCTAACCAGAATGTTTTTTTAAGAACACCTTCCTCAGTTATTAAACCAACCTCAACGGGAGTTGTGAACCGTTTTTCGTAAGCGACTAAACGGACTCTACCTTCAGTGAACCAATGTTCACCACGTTCCGATGTTTTAACTGCATAGATTTTTATTTTTGGAATTCCTGTTTGCTCGCTCCATTGTTTAAAAAACCAATCCAAGTTTGTGTGCGAAATATTTTCAGCAATCTTTTGAAAATCTTCTGAATTTGAAATCTGCAAAGCTCTCTTTGTGGCGAATTCTCTTAAAACCAATTTGTAAATTGAATCGCCGACTATAAGCCGTAGCATATTGTGAACATAAGCAGCTTTTAAATAATGAGTTGGCATCGAACGCAAATCGGCTTTACGGCGCAAAGGTAAATCTTTTCCCTTCGCTGAACGCGAGAGGAGTGATCGCAAAAGGGGAGAATTTTTTAGAGAATCGCGTGCTAATTTTTCGGAACTCCATTCACTAAATAAGATAGAAGAATATTCGCACAAACCTTCGGAAAGCAGGGCGTTGTCGGCTTCGTTTAAAAATACAGTCAGCGGCCACCATTGATGTGCTACTTCGTGTGGTAATATTGTATTCACGTTATTAAAAGAATCACCTGTTTGAAATGCTTGCTTCTTAACCAAAATTACTGAAGGAAACGCAGCAGCGAGTACCGCCCTCCCTGCTACCCAATCTTCCACTTCAACAATTGCAAGCTTCGAAAATCTATAATGACTAAAATTTTCTGAATAAGTTGAAATTGTTTTTTCGAGTTGAGAGATGATGCGATCACTATACGCGGAATCTTCATGAAACAGGTAAGTTGAGAAAGAGTAACGATTTGATATTTTGGATCGAACTGAAAAATTGCCCCCACAAATCCACCCTAATGTTTGTACAAGTTGATCGCTTTGATAAGTAAATGTAGTAGAATCGTTTTCAGTAGATTGGTTAATCAACTCTCCGATTGCGATAACACTCCACCCGTTGGCCGCTTGAACAGTGAGTCGTATAAATTTATAGGATTTTGTGCCTAACGGAAATATTTCATTCTCGTGGAGAAGAGCGTTAGATTCTGAAAGTTCTGAGAATTCAGTTCTTCGCTGAAATATGCCATTGTAATTCAGTACGATTTCCGCATTCTTTTTAAAAGAAGCGGATATTTTCAGCACTTCCCTTTGTTGTTTATACTTTAGCGGCCGCCCTTCGGAATAAATGGTTTCAATTTTAAGAAGAGGATTTAATATCAGTGATATTTCGGAAAGAATATTCTCTTTAAACCTAAATGAAATAGTGTCGCTAACAGAAATTACCGATTCTTTTGGATACAATTTTATAAAAGCTTTGTGCCCGACAATTTCGTAATTGTCAGGCACTTGAGCATTCATTGAGGAAAATAAAAATACTAAATAGTAAAAATGTTTTACAGCCTTATCAAACATTTTGTTCGTAGGGTGGTTGAATCATAGTTTGTTTTGGTTTAAATATATTGTAACCGATTAACCCGCCGAGTAATCCGAAAATGCTATTTAATATCAGGCTCGAGATAAGACTAAACATCACACTATAAATACTTGTAGTTTCTTGGAACGCCTGTTTGATTGCTTCCAAACTTTCTTCCGGGATTTCGATATCCATGTTTTGAATATTATCCATTACAAATTGACCGACTACATTTCCAAAAGTCATTAAAAAAACAACGTCGAGAACTGTTCCGACAAAAGCGCCAACGATTCCCGCATAAACTCCTACTGTCAAACAATCACCCTTCGAAAATGGTTGTGTATCGGGAGTATAGTTTTGTTTGTAAAAAAATACCGCAAGAACTCCGCCTCCCATTATTCCTGCACAGCAAAGGCAATTAATTAAATTCAAAAACGGAACAGACGATATTATGCCAATAATAATTCCTCCGTAAATAGCAGGAATAAACTTATCAGGTTTTTCGTACATATATTTTTCCTCTCAAATGTTTGTTAAATAGTTCGTTTAATGCTTGTTGGTAAGTTGGATATATAATTAACGTCGATAATATTCCAAAAACGAGTCCGCTGGATGTGCGTGTAAAAAGATTACTCGAATGAATGCCTAAATAATTTAGTGAAATATCTAAAAGCATTGGCAACGATATGGTGAATAAAAACAAAACAGGATATTTAATATTAATATTTTTGAATATTAATGATAAACTTAAAAGACCTACTAAAAAACCAAAATATATTCCCGAACAACGGGCACAAACGGTAAATTTTTGTCCGTCAATATGAAGTGAACGAGAATCGTATTGATGACAAACTTTCCCGAAAAAAGTATATGATGCATTATTATACGTTTGAGAAAAGGGATTAGAATCGCCAACAATCGCAGGTGATATAACAAGTAAACACCAAGCTGATGTGAGTATCAAAATCAGATAATATGGACGGATAAATTTCGGCATTAAATTCATAGCAAAATTAATGTAAAATGATGAGAGAAGCAAATTTGAATTGTGCCGATTTATGAATATATTTCTGCACATCTATGTTTAAAACACTTAATATCGAAAGCAATTATTTAGGCATCGTAGAAGAATTTTCATCCTTCGAAAAATCAAAAGTAGTTATTCTCCCTATTCCTTACGAAGCTACAGTAAGTTACGGTGGCGGCACAGCGAAGGGACCTGATGCGATTTTAGAAGCTTCGCATTATGTTGAATTTTATGATGAGGAAACCGGCAGGCAGGTCTATAAAGAATTAGGAATTGCAACTGTAGAACCAATAAATTTTTTGGATTTGAACGAAGAAGATTCTCTCGGAAAAATTTATCAAGCAAGTAAAAAACTATTACAGCACGATAAATTCGTAATAGCACTCGGAGGCGAACACACAATATCGCAAGCTCTGATTGTTCCGATTGCAGAAAAATATCACAACTTATCAATCCTGCACATAGATGCTCATTCCGATTTAAGACATGCTTATCAAGGGAATAGATTCAGTCACGCTTCTGTTATGGCGAGAGTATGTGAGTATCTAAATCCGAAAAATATTGTTCAAGCTGCGATTCGTGCTCAATGTAAAGAGGAAGCTGATTTCATACAACAAACCGGTATCACGACAATCTATGCTCACGAAATTCGTGGAGGGAAATATAAACGCATGACAAAAGATTGGGACGATTATGCAATCAGCAAATTAACTGACGAGGTTTATGTAACATTCGATGTTGATGGCTTTGATCCTTCGATAATGCCTGCAACGGGAACACCGGAACCCAATGGATTATACTGGGATGAAACAATGCGGCTGTTAAAAAAATTGGGTAAATCAAAAAAGGTTGTCGGATGCGATGTTGTTGAGCTTTCGCCAATGGCTGGACTACATCATCCCGATTTAACAACGGCTAAGTTGGTTTCAAAAATGGTTAATT contains these protein-coding regions:
- a CDS encoding PP2C family protein-serine/threonine phosphatase, whose product is MHIRKLYRTIENLASQSSSNTEELLTSIIHAIIHSEDIKIKGGRLWKFNTKTNSYTLKYQEGDISKIKPAYQLKLKDYPLFLELPKLRTFLATETDHYLRKKGIFQYSATGVGEKIKHQGKTLYKYILAFNTDNADKSFVDTLNIISVSLTNVIRSKQIEQKAKQLEKDLDKASEIQKSILPAHEVKFHFYDIYGVSLPDQVVGGDFFDYLESEDSEDRLGVVIADAASKGLSAAAQALYVSGALHMGFGFNTKMSTLISKINNLLNHVFKESNFVTLFYCELSNDKNGLCIFTNAGHNNPILYRQETNTFETLETTGQILGPFPDEKYKTESTLINPGNVLLLYTDGVTEARNEFGAMFGEDPLKEIIRNNHSLSPKEISQIILDRLFLFEKPNPHSDDKTLVIIKRKN
- a CDS encoding ATP-binding protein codes for the protein METKKIIATIKSVSSNHVIAIIDGDLNVKAIESDSPFRIGQLGSYVFIPCGDSQIIGLITDNRKVSSSQGLISEAIEKTEIVIQLIGTLVNSKFEKGVNRFPVVNDKIHYTNREDLQIIFSSYREQQFSIGDISLLKGERLFMDADKFFAKHIAVLGSTGSGKSFTVSSIIQKVDKLENTHVIILDLHGEYGAAFKETGNIIKLAELELPYWLMNFEEIQETFIDENEQHVNNQMMILRESIVDSKKAKNSALKETLTVDTPLYFDFMDVRVRMQSLDGERLLGGKEGPFYGQFTRFLVRLDSKLNDKRYEFLFKPKAFRSSDTLAPLMSKILGFENDKRVTVIDMSAVPFDVANVLVSLLGRVIFDFNIWNKDRRNLPIMIVFEEAHAYLSAALGSRGRSARKTVERIAKEGRKYGVSCMIVSQRPAEISETVLAQCNNFVTLRLINPHDQNYIRKLVPEAMENFIDVLPTLRQGEAFILGDAVAIPVRVMIDKPNPEPAGADIKFFQKWQKREGTIDTKDVIDRWWKQIRS
- a CDS encoding DUF2281 domain-containing protein; translated protein: MNNIEQLIHELPPDLQDEALDFIRFLLNKYQNKTKKKPEFLWEGALSDLRAQYTSVELQHEIYKLRIKEK
- a CDS encoding DUF2085 domain-containing protein, translated to MPKFIRPYYLILILTSAWCLLVISPAIVGDSNPFSQTYNNASYTFFGKVCHQYDSRSLHIDGQKFTVCARCSGIYFGFLVGLLSLSLIFKNINIKYPVLFLFTISLPMLLDISLNYLGIHSSNLFTRTSSGLVFGILSTLIIYPTYQQALNELFNKHLRGKIYVRKT
- a CDS encoding M1 family aminopeptidase gives rise to the protein MFDKAVKHFYYLVFLFSSMNAQVPDNYEIVGHKAFIKLYPKESVISVSDTISFRFKENILSEISLILNPLLKIETIYSEGRPLKYKQQREVLKISASFKKNAEIVLNYNGIFQRRTEFSELSESNALLHENEIFPLGTKSYKFIRLTVQAANGWSVIAIGELINQSTENDSTTFTYQSDQLVQTLGWICGGNFSVRSKISNRYSFSTYLFHEDSAYSDRIISQLEKTISTYSENFSHYRFSKLAIVEVEDWVAGRAVLAAAFPSVILVKKQAFQTGDSFNNVNTILPHEVAHQWWPLTVFLNEADNALLSEGLCEYSSILFSEWSSEKLARDSLKNSPLLRSLLSRSAKGKDLPLRRKADLRSMPTHYLKAAYVHNMLRLIVGDSIYKLVLREFATKRALQISNSEDFQKIAENISHTNLDWFFKQWSEQTGIPKIKIYAVKTSERGEHWFTEGRVRLVAYEKRFTTPVEVGLITEEGVLKKTFWLGFDSLNVYRNEITFNFTSQLKPTSMILDPDGNILKHQKLPVKLSDLRDPADGVMMVGTAAGNPRYTKLLELAKRDSAEMDKAGWYLKIIQDTSATLGDLQNERVFVYGNITENIVADKIAPKFPKQPNKNSITIENKTYSDSLAIIQTIDNPYLSSGLMCWIVPLTDAASPHLMPYDASYVILNEKEIITKGVWEVKDDDLVVDIK
- a CDS encoding alanine racemase, producing the protein MTLDKIKTPALLLDKNILQQNLIAMQNRADRFGVGLRPHIKTHKCIEIAKDQVKLGAKGITVSTFYEAVIFADAGFNDILWAFPIIPAYIDDALNLSEKITFRVLIDSLEAFEDLETKCLKRGKEIHVWLEIDCGQHRSGVNPKLNSAEELATILVESKYLIFDGILTHAGHSYLAKTRDEIKNIAEQERLVMVEFVERMKKKSIEIPAVSIGSTPTISVSENFDGVTEIRPGNYVFYDYTQLLLGNCKLDNCALTVLSSVISHQPEADYFIIDSGALALSKDAGPIHLQNDYSYGIIFEDYKAKIINEQLKIKSLTQEHGKVVADRIIAIKEKYRVSSKVRILENHSCLTAAMFDEYKVVSNNEVVEKWKILRGR
- the speB gene encoding agmatinase, with the protein product MFKTLNIESNYLGIVEEFSSFEKSKVVILPIPYEATVSYGGGTAKGPDAILEASHYVEFYDEETGRQVYKELGIATVEPINFLDLNEEDSLGKIYQASKKLLQHDKFVIALGGEHTISQALIVPIAEKYHNLSILHIDAHSDLRHAYQGNRFSHASVMARVCEYLNPKNIVQAAIRAQCKEEADFIQQTGITTIYAHEIRGGKYKRMTKDWDDYAISKLTDEVYVTFDVDGFDPSIMPATGTPEPNGLYWDETMRLLKKLGKSKKVVGCDVVELSPMAGLHHPDLTTAKLVSKMVNYFLT
- a CDS encoding DUF1684 domain-containing protein translates to MEPPLNKAHNPYCAYSTIYTCPLPREEDFLKFEVRAGEMNYHQ
- a CDS encoding PIN domain-containing protein, which produces MKFLVDTNVILEVILAQEKSEEAKSFLTNVQGNQLFITDFSLHSIGLLLFQRNQHNVFEQFYYDMIIGTGIIVISLNMEEIKNLVQASVQFNLDFDDSYQYYLAKKFNLTVVSFDKDFDKTDFGRKTPAEII